The following are encoded together in the Kingella negevensis genome:
- a CDS encoding ATPase, T2SS/T4P/T4SS family, whose amino-acid sequence MENQTIRADTSARNALDRLGISDYLNQDGVTEVIINRPNEVFIESANGWQRFDDNRLDFKALEHLANTLCVFNSKHISAANPIHSVTLPNGERGHIMIPPSCEDKTIVYAFRKPSKTRFSVDDYINTGRLSQFRDSAQYGVSGSLKTEIDGKHFHDIADKMNVPHDIPLANWQYEMLNHKANRDLNAFFELAIAHKLNICMVGGTGSGKTTFTKALADMIDPTTRIITIEDTHELDLPKHPNHVHLFYKEHITAKQIIAACMRLKPDRIFLTELRGDEAWDYLSALNTGHAGGLTSVHANDAQSVFYRIAQLAKESATGRTMDYDFILNTVRSTIDIVCFFDRTRMTELYFDPVAKYRALSGRS is encoded by the coding sequence ATGGAAAACCAAACCATCCGCGCCGATACCAGCGCACGAAACGCCCTAGACCGCTTGGGCATCAGCGATTATTTGAACCAAGACGGCGTTACCGAAGTCATCATCAATCGCCCGAATGAAGTGTTTATTGAAAGCGCAAACGGCTGGCAACGTTTTGACGACAACCGTTTAGATTTCAAAGCATTGGAACATTTAGCCAACACCTTATGCGTGTTTAACAGCAAGCATATTTCCGCCGCCAACCCCATTCATTCGGTAACGCTGCCCAATGGCGAACGCGGACACATCATGATACCGCCGTCTTGCGAAGACAAAACCATCGTGTACGCATTCCGCAAACCGTCTAAAACACGTTTTTCGGTTGATGATTACATCAATACAGGGCGATTGAGCCAGTTCCGCGACAGCGCACAATACGGCGTTTCAGGCAGCCTGAAAACCGAAATTGACGGTAAACATTTCCATGATATTGCCGACAAAATGAACGTACCGCACGATATACCGTTGGCAAATTGGCAATACGAAATGTTAAACCACAAAGCTAACCGTGATTTGAACGCCTTTTTTGAATTAGCGATTGCCCACAAGCTGAATATTTGCATGGTCGGCGGTACAGGTTCGGGCAAAACCACGTTCACAAAAGCATTGGCAGATATGATTGACCCGACCACGCGCATCATCACGATTGAAGACACGCACGAGCTGGATTTGCCTAAACACCCGAACCATGTTCACTTGTTCTACAAAGAACACATCACAGCCAAACAAATTATCGCCGCCTGTATGCGCCTGAAACCCGACCGCATTTTTCTGACCGAGCTACGCGGCGATGAAGCGTGGGATTATTTGTCTGCGCTGAATACTGGACACGCTGGCGGTTTAACTTCCGTCCATGCCAACGATGCCCAATCGGTGTTTTACCGCATCGCACAACTGGCGAAAGAATCCGCCACAGGGCGCACAATGGACTATGATTTCATTTTGAATACTGTCCGTTCCACCATTGATATTGTGTGCTTTTTTGACCGAACGCGCATGACTGAACTGTATTTTGACCCTGTGGCAAAGTATCGGGCGTTAAGTGGACGGTCGTAA
- a CDS encoding type II toxin-antitoxin system YafQ family toxin, with translation MTRKLVPSKQFKRDVKNRLDLLLTSEWTTVSWSLINNQPMPEKFKDHELKGNLNNFRECHVKPDLLLLYTSDDDEVHLARLGSHSELFG, from the coding sequence ATGACTAGAAAACTTGTACCAAGCAAACAATTCAAACGAGATGTTAAAAATAGATTGGATTTATTGCTTACTTCTGAATGGACAACCGTTTCTTGGTCTCTCATCAACAATCAACCTATGCCAGAAAAATTTAAAGACCATGAATTAAAAGGAAATTTAAACAACTTTCGTGAATGTCATGTTAAACCTGACCTACTGTTGCTTTATACATCAGATGATGATGAAGTTCATCTTGCACGATTAGGTTCACATTCAGAACTTTTTGGTTAA
- a CDS encoding type II toxin-antitoxin system RelB/DinJ family antitoxin — translation MATTNYNIRIEQDLRDKAFSVLESYGLAPAQAIKLFLKQVADTQTVPLSFNHHGTSRIPNETTLAAIQEILEDKETRHLKRYSSMEEMMNDIAEFDE, via the coding sequence ATGGCAACAACTAATTATAATATTCGCATTGAGCAAGATTTACGCGACAAAGCCTTTTCTGTTTTAGAAAGCTACGGATTAGCCCCTGCACAAGCCATTAAGCTATTTTTAAAACAAGTAGCAGATACGCAAACTGTGCCATTGTCTTTCAATCATCATGGTACAAGCCGTATTCCTAATGAAACAACGCTTGCCGCTATTCAAGAAATTCTTGAAGACAAGGAAACACGGCATTTGAAGCGATACAGCAGCATGGAAGAAATGATGAATGACATCGCGGAGTTTGATGAATGA
- the virB10 gene encoding type IV secretion system protein VirB10 codes for MLKKFLNRKKEVSNLPEPDFRQPENAENSIENTEPMPLSEQINDVNVEAGLPLNSSGGKNNMTKVVVVGVGLLGVGMAVAGLIAFSGSSNEDEAVAAKQQELERVKNTQSKDFSTEKLDFGQEEIATASAPVAASAASAPEPRTVPPIDTVEAPPPQPTNTVEATPETQAAPVAEPKEPPIDSRLLGDVLVSNQSSDMSGQTVSGSFEQGETQNVSFSESSSESSDNPPAQNSFAARLNPTVTPSVKAQRRADVTYLLAKGTSIPCTLDTQIITTHAGITRCLVTKDVYSANGKVLLLERGTKIIGEQTIAMLHGQARVFVLWNEAETPKGVKVSLASGGAGQLGASGHGARMKYHFWQRFGGAVMISLIGDLGDYYSNRSQSNGQNISFENSSEAAQEMATEALKNSINIPPTGFINHGTLINVMVARDVDFGGVYEVVKPYEMF; via the coding sequence ATGTTAAAAAAATTTTTAAACCGCAAAAAAGAAGTGTCCAATTTGCCCGAGCCTGATTTCAGGCAGCCTGAAAATGCAGAAAACAGCATTGAAAACACCGAACCCATGCCGTTGAGTGAACAAATCAATGATGTAAATGTAGAAGCTGGTTTGCCACTCAATTCATCAGGCGGCAAAAACAATATGACGAAAGTCGTGGTGGTAGGGGTTGGGCTATTGGGCGTGGGTATGGCGGTGGCTGGTTTAATTGCGTTTTCAGGCAGCAGCAATGAAGATGAAGCAGTCGCTGCCAAACAGCAGGAATTAGAACGCGTGAAAAACACCCAATCCAAAGATTTTTCTACTGAAAAACTGGATTTTGGACAAGAAGAAATCGCTACGGCATCTGCACCTGTTGCGGCATCGGCAGCATCTGCCCCCGAACCGCGAACCGTACCGCCGATTGATACGGTAGAAGCACCGCCACCACAGCCCACGAACACGGTTGAAGCCACGCCCGAAACACAAGCCGCACCTGTTGCCGAACCCAAAGAACCACCAATCGATAGCCGATTATTGGGCGATGTATTGGTTAGTAATCAGTCATCAGACATGAGCGGTCAAACGGTTTCAGGCAGCTTTGAACAAGGCGAAACACAAAATGTTTCTTTTTCTGAAAGCTCATCAGAAAGCAGCGACAATCCGCCAGCGCAAAACAGTTTTGCAGCGCGTTTAAATCCAACGGTTACGCCGAGCGTAAAAGCACAACGCCGCGCCGATGTAACGTACTTGTTGGCAAAAGGCACAAGTATTCCGTGTACATTGGACACGCAAATCATTACGACCCACGCAGGCATTACGCGCTGTTTGGTAACAAAAGACGTGTATTCTGCTAACGGCAAAGTGTTGTTATTGGAACGCGGCACAAAAATCATCGGCGAACAAACCATCGCGATGTTACACGGTCAAGCGCGTGTATTTGTGTTGTGGAACGAAGCCGAAACCCCCAAAGGCGTGAAAGTATCATTAGCGAGCGGCGGTGCAGGACAGTTGGGCGCATCGGGTCATGGCGCACGCATGAAATATCATTTTTGGCAACGTTTTGGCGGCGCGGTTATGATTAGTTTAATCGGCGATTTGGGCGATTATTACAGCAACCGCTCACAAAGCAATGGGCAAAATATTTCTTTTGAAAATTCGTCCGAAGCCGCGCAAGAAATGGCAACCGAAGCACTCAAAAACAGCATCAATATTCCGCCAACTGGTTTCATCAATCACGGTACGCTCATCAATGTGATGGTGGCGCGTGATGTGGACTTTGGCGGTGTGTATGAAGTTGTCAAACCGTATGAAATGTTTTGA
- the virB9 gene encoding P-type conjugative transfer protein VirB9, which yields MKNKLIYLAMAAIVLPFSVQAANIPKGSPKDKRIQTAVYTPDDVFVVRTKVGVATVIQLESDERIIGESSAMGIGHAEAWKMTARGNNIFFKPTAEHPDTNLLITTNKRTYAFDLKSTNGTPTPTYILRFNYPDTAFAQRRTAAQKRIQSAEVFGQAQSAPPLNTNTNYWGLGNKHLAPTHIYDNGRFTYFRFNNGRDLPTIYKVLDDGSEVLLNTHMDGDTVVVHETAQHFILRLNKQVLGIENRGFNSNGQFNQTGTDDNSSVRLLKGF from the coding sequence ATGAAAAATAAATTGATTTATCTCGCTATGGCAGCCATTGTGCTGCCATTTTCCGTTCAGGCAGCCAATATTCCAAAAGGCTCGCCCAAAGACAAACGCATTCAGACGGCTGTTTATACGCCTGATGATGTATTTGTGGTTCGTACCAAAGTCGGCGTAGCCACCGTTATTCAGTTGGAAAGCGATGAACGCATTATCGGCGAAAGCAGCGCAATGGGCATCGGTCATGCCGAAGCATGGAAAATGACCGCTCGCGGCAACAATATTTTCTTCAAACCCACCGCCGAACACCCCGATACCAACTTGCTGATTACCACCAATAAACGCACCTATGCCTTTGACCTGAAATCCACCAACGGCACACCGACGCCAACATACATTCTGCGTTTCAATTACCCTGATACCGCATTTGCCCAACGGCGCACCGCCGCACAAAAACGCATTCAGTCAGCCGAAGTATTCGGGCAAGCACAATCTGCGCCACCGCTTAACACCAATACCAATTATTGGGGACTTGGCAACAAACATCTCGCACCGACACACATTTACGACAACGGACGATTTACCTACTTCCGTTTCAATAATGGGCGCGACTTACCGACCATTTACAAAGTATTGGACGATGGCAGCGAAGTTCTGCTGAACACACACATGGACGGCGACACAGTTGTTGTTCACGAAACCGCGCAACATTTCATTTTGCGTTTGAACAAGCAAGTTTTGGGTATTGAAAATCGAGGATTTAACAGCAACGGTCAATTCAATCAAACTGGCACAGACGACAATTCATCTGTTCGTTTACTGAAAGGATTTTAA
- a CDS encoding virB8 family protein, with protein MKTNPTPKAPNPRQQGLKFIQEAKEFHKAELDRVRKNSRIAWRISGVCLVITGLAVGAVAGLTPLKTTQPFVVRVDNNTGVTDIVTTLKTSEKSYGEVVDKFWLAQYVRHRESYDWQTIQSTYDAAMLLSDPNIQAEFAKLYNNPTAAPHKILRDQYKVIVKVNAISFLGNEVAQIRFEKQTIPVNSVNQPLPPQRYIATVGYAYKNQPQEEKDRLINPLGFQITSYRVDPENTPNQ; from the coding sequence ATGAAAACCAATCCCACACCCAAAGCCCCCAATCCACGCCAACAAGGGCTGAAATTTATCCAAGAAGCCAAAGAATTTCACAAAGCCGAACTAGACCGTGTCCGCAAAAACAGCCGCATTGCTTGGCGTATTTCAGGCGTATGCCTTGTGATTACAGGGCTTGCCGTTGGTGCGGTGGCTGGTTTAACGCCGCTTAAAACCACACAACCGTTTGTAGTGCGTGTAGACAACAATACAGGCGTAACCGATATTGTTACCACACTCAAAACATCTGAAAAAAGTTACGGCGAAGTCGTGGACAAATTTTGGTTGGCGCAATACGTCCGCCATCGTGAAAGCTACGATTGGCAAACTATTCAATCTACTTATGATGCCGCCATGTTGTTGAGCGACCCAAACATTCAGGCAGAATTTGCCAAACTCTACAATAACCCAACTGCCGCGCCACACAAAATCTTGCGCGACCAATACAAAGTTATTGTGAAAGTGAATGCCATCAGTTTTTTGGGTAACGAAGTCGCACAAATTCGTTTTGAAAAACAAACCATTCCTGTAAACAGCGTGAACCAGCCGTTGCCGCCACAACGTTATATTGCCACCGTTGGCTATGCGTATAAAAATCAGCCACAGGAAGAAAAAGACCGTTTAATCAATCCATTGGGTTTTCAGATTACCAGCTATCGCGTAGACCCTGAAAACACACCGAACCAATAG
- a CDS encoding type IV secretion system protein: protein MFESLFESLLTGLGTDLFQKTTKLIAELSPLFAAGFGIYIMIVALNAYNRGLDGNVLDLTKKVVGWLIIISCAFNATQYLKIANMLYEFPEQMASLITGAPYSANQLDANFNELLASMGRVEAYGQKEIPPLNVGDRLALKIMVLVILLCGIIFLTIVAAFYLVAKISLAMVILVGPIFIGSMLFPATRQWGMNWIGQIMSYSLMVTFYIALGAIQQTFFESSLKNQITDDWVGLTTLLIIAAMYFTATMIFLVVTLSIPSIATALTGGATIGGFSGVMRSMVGLSKGASVGAGMPARGWNAAQRFYQRLQGNSVKPK, encoded by the coding sequence ATGTTTGAATCACTATTTGAATCTCTTTTGACAGGTCTCGGTACTGATTTATTTCAAAAAACCACCAAACTGATTGCTGAATTATCGCCACTATTTGCCGCAGGATTTGGCATTTACATTATGATAGTCGCTTTAAACGCATACAATCGCGGTTTAGATGGTAATGTATTGGATTTGACAAAAAAGGTAGTTGGCTGGTTGATTATTATTTCTTGCGCGTTTAATGCTACACAGTATCTAAAAATTGCAAATATGCTGTATGAATTTCCCGAACAAATGGCATCACTCATTACAGGCGCACCATATTCAGCAAATCAATTAGATGCTAATTTCAATGAATTATTAGCATCAATGGGGCGTGTAGAAGCCTATGGTCAAAAAGAAATACCGCCTTTAAATGTAGGAGATAGGCTTGCATTAAAAATAATGGTTTTAGTTATTTTATTGTGTGGCATTATTTTCTTGACGATTGTTGCTGCATTTTATTTGGTTGCTAAAATCTCATTAGCTATGGTTATTTTAGTCGGTCCAATCTTCATCGGCTCAATGCTATTTCCAGCAACACGGCAATGGGGCATGAATTGGATTGGACAGATTATGAGTTACTCACTTATGGTTACATTCTACATTGCACTAGGAGCAATTCAGCAAACCTTTTTTGAATCCAGTTTAAAAAATCAAATTACTGATGATTGGGTTGGACTGACTACGCTATTAATTATTGCTGCAATGTATTTTACAGCTACCATGATTTTTCTAGTGGTTACGCTCTCTATACCGTCTATTGCAACAGCTTTAACTGGTGGGGCAACTATTGGTGGATTTAGTGGCGTGATGCGTAGCATGGTAGGACTATCCAAAGGTGCTAGCGTTGGAGCAGGAATGCCAGCGCGTGGGTGGAATGCAGCACAACGATTTTATCAGCGATTACAAGGTAATAGCGTTAAACCAAAATAA
- a CDS encoding type IV secretion system protein, translating into MKTKLTQIAAVVLSGCLIISTPAFAQGIPTYDVKAVLESIERGKQLKAQIENQISQIQEMRNQLAAMKGSRGMGDLARKAINYDLNVPSEWGDLHKLTSAQQQARLKGNQYDAAQSDNLLNQNLTMLSKFTSENQQRLNTIDSLINQINTTTDIKASSDLRNRLSAEQLKFQNQQTMLDQMARMYDLQEKVQARQYSNREACLARHLVDKNYAACK; encoded by the coding sequence ATGAAAACAAAATTAACTCAAATTGCCGCCGTTGTGCTTTCAGGCTGCCTGATTATTTCAACACCTGCATTTGCACAAGGTATTCCAACTTATGACGTAAAAGCGGTGCTGGAATCTATTGAACGCGGCAAACAATTAAAAGCACAGATTGAAAACCAAATTTCCCAAATTCAGGAAATGAGAAACCAATTGGCTGCTATGAAAGGCTCACGCGGTATGGGCGACTTGGCGCGTAAAGCTATTAATTACGATTTGAACGTACCGAGTGAATGGGGCGATTTGCACAAATTAACCAGCGCACAACAACAGGCACGTTTGAAAGGCAATCAATACGATGCGGCTCAATCCGACAATTTGCTGAACCAAAATTTAACCATGTTGTCTAAATTTACGTCAGAAAATCAGCAACGTTTGAATACGATTGATAGTTTGATTAACCAAATCAATACCACAACCGACATCAAAGCATCTAGCGATTTGCGTAACCGCTTATCGGCAGAACAGCTTAAATTTCAAAACCAGCAAACCATGTTAGACCAAATGGCGCGTATGTATGATTTGCAGGAGAAAGTTCAGGCTCGCCAGTATTCAAATCGTGAAGCGTGTTTGGCTCGGCATTTGGTAGATAAAAATTACGCTGCTTGTAAATAA
- a CDS encoding conjugal transfer protein — translation MGDKTVITSDFFSKTFNQQPAHSDLLPPICQHVTNNIVWYETGHVAFVIRMNGLPFDGVEDSYLYTQFVGLKNMLAGIGKTLGNRLAVWTTLQRKKINFDREYNFKTRFCQQFAEKYVQRFHNDNYFENVFHITVLIKNSDIDDGIKEAEELIASMMSSLTPYEPTLLTAYQNQNGVLFSDVYRFFGSLINGQDEPVPLSFVDTYQTLGSAYLHFGSDIGEIRPMHGQRKFATCYDLKDFGISKPKILTDILTLPCEFTLTQSLIYINSHTMQAEIRKQLNNLKSVGDQAIEQQEELYSGMGKLTAGDLMFGDYHAALVVYGDTPQEAATNGSKAYAAFMNSGGYRFTKAGASALSTYFSQIAGSRERPRSFPKTTTNLATTFGIHNYSCGKSRGNPIGDGSAVIPLQTKSRTLYDFNFHFSNPQEDNTGEKIAGHTLILGATGTGKTTLQTSLMAFVERFDPYIFALDLDRGMEIFIRVLGGQYFALEAGVPTGLNPFQLPDTPSNREFLYTLVGMCGANHNGTLTAEEEKQIQVAVDTLMGLDHELRNFSHLLQNIPMVNQENSLRERLGRWCRSENGRFAWCLDNDTNLFDAEQFYRVGFDLTDILKEDYPPTAPVMAYMFHLRGIMMKGVAEKNGILASIVEEFWWAARFPVLQELMLKILKTDRKLGGWLILVSQSPEDAIACPIFPAIVQQTPTKIFLPNPDAEYKNSYERCGITEKEYCELVELSVDSRMFLVKQSTQSAFAKLNLQGFSDEMAVLSGSADNVELLHRVMAECGSESSEIWYEPFIQAVRERRAMKKRV, via the coding sequence ATGGGAGACAAAACAGTGATTACCAGCGATTTTTTCAGCAAGACATTCAATCAGCAGCCAGCGCATTCAGACTTACTGCCGCCAATTTGCCAACACGTTACCAATAATATTGTTTGGTATGAAACAGGTCATGTTGCTTTTGTCATCAGAATGAATGGCTTGCCTTTTGATGGCGTAGAAGACAGTTATTTGTACACGCAATTTGTCGGTTTAAAAAATATGTTGGCAGGCATCGGCAAAACATTGGGCAACCGTTTAGCCGTATGGACAACGTTACAGCGCAAAAAAATCAACTTTGACCGTGAATACAACTTCAAAACGCGTTTTTGCCAACAATTTGCCGAAAAATATGTACAGCGTTTTCACAATGACAATTATTTTGAAAACGTGTTCCATATTACCGTTCTGATTAAAAACAGCGACATAGACGATGGTATCAAAGAAGCCGAAGAGTTAATCGCCAGCATGATGTCATCACTCACGCCGTATGAACCCACGTTGCTGACCGCGTACCAAAATCAAAACGGCGTACTTTTTTCTGATGTGTACCGCTTTTTTGGCAGCCTGATAAACGGTCAAGATGAGCCAGTTCCCTTGTCGTTTGTAGACACTTATCAAACGCTCGGCAGCGCGTATTTGCATTTTGGCAGCGATATTGGCGAAATCCGCCCGATGCACGGACAACGCAAATTTGCTACTTGCTACGATTTGAAAGATTTTGGCATCAGCAAGCCTAAAATTCTCACGGATATTTTGACGTTGCCGTGTGAATTTACGCTCACGCAAAGCCTGATTTACATCAATTCGCACACCATGCAGGCTGAAATCCGTAAACAACTGAACAATTTGAAATCGGTTGGCGACCAAGCCATAGAACAGCAAGAAGAGTTGTATAGTGGTATGGGTAAATTAACGGCTGGCGATTTGATGTTCGGCGATTATCATGCGGCATTGGTTGTGTATGGCGATACACCGCAAGAAGCCGCCACCAACGGTTCAAAAGCCTATGCGGCATTTATGAACTCGGGTGGTTATCGGTTTACCAAAGCTGGCGCATCGGCGTTGTCCACTTATTTCAGCCAAATTGCAGGCAGCCGCGAACGTCCGCGTTCGTTTCCCAAAACCACAACCAATTTAGCAACCACATTCGGCATTCACAATTATTCATGCGGTAAAAGTCGGGGCAACCCGATTGGCGATGGTTCGGCGGTCATACCGTTGCAAACCAAATCACGCACTTTGTACGATTTCAATTTCCACTTTTCCAATCCACAAGAAGACAACACAGGCGAAAAAATCGCAGGACATACGCTGATTTTAGGAGCGACAGGCACAGGTAAAACCACCTTGCAAACATCGCTGATGGCGTTTGTGGAGCGGTTTGACCCTTACATTTTCGCGCTGGATTTAGATAGGGGTATGGAAATTTTTATCCGTGTGTTGGGCGGTCAATATTTTGCATTGGAAGCAGGTGTGCCAACTGGTTTAAATCCGTTCCAACTGCCTGATACGCCGTCTAACCGTGAATTTTTGTACACGCTCGTGGGTATGTGTGGCGCAAATCACAACGGTACATTAACCGCCGAAGAAGAAAAGCAAATTCAAGTCGCCGTTGATACGTTGATGGGACTAGACCACGAATTACGCAATTTCAGCCATTTGTTACAAAACATTCCGATGGTTAATCAAGAAAATAGTTTGCGTGAACGCTTGGGGCGTTGGTGTCGGAGTGAAAACGGACGGTTTGCATGGTGCTTGGACAATGATACCAATCTGTTTGATGCCGAACAGTTTTATCGTGTGGGATTTGATTTAACCGATATTCTGAAAGAAGACTATCCGCCGACTGCGCCTGTCATGGCATATATGTTCCATTTGCGCGGCATTATGATGAAAGGCGTGGCGGAGAAAAACGGCATTCTTGCCAGTATCGTTGAAGAATTTTGGTGGGCAGCACGTTTTCCAGTTTTACAGGAATTGATGCTGAAAATCCTGAAAACCGACCGCAAATTGGGCGGTTGGCTGATTTTGGTCTCACAATCGCCCGAAGATGCGATTGCTTGCCCGATTTTTCCTGCGATTGTGCAACAAACGCCGACCAAAATTTTTCTGCCAAATCCCGATGCGGAATACAAAAACAGCTACGAACGCTGCGGCATTACCGAAAAAGAATACTGCGAACTGGTGGAATTATCGGTGGATAGTCGCATGTTTTTGGTTAAGCAGTCCACACAATCTGCTTTTGCTAAACTGAATCTACAAGGTTTTTCAGATGAAATGGCGGTGTTGTCGGGTTCGGCGGATAACGTGGAATTGTTACATCGTGTGATGGCGGAATGTGGTAGCGAAAGCTCTGAAATTTGGTACGAACCGTTTATTCAGGCTGTCCGTGAACGTAGAGCCATGAAAAAACGTGTTTAA
- a CDS encoding VirB3 family type IV secretion system protein: MSDYENINTEYATYNALGRQAMIMGVPVVALAMSSFVLVMATMLAMPFLQGRALLILALLIPIFIGLRTVCETDDQALRIYVYEIKWFFRKRNAKMFNNTTTVIPTKYGRQNSDYQRFFQQDIQSAASAFRLTAANLPTRYQ, from the coding sequence ATGAGCGATTACGAAAACATTAACACAGAATACGCCACTTACAACGCGCTCGGCAGACAAGCCATGATTATGGGTGTACCAGTCGTTGCATTGGCGATGAGTAGTTTTGTTTTGGTAATGGCAACAATGTTGGCAATGCCTTTCCTGCAAGGTCGGGCATTGCTGATATTAGCCTTACTGATACCGATTTTTATTGGTCTACGGACGGTGTGTGAAACAGACGACCAAGCCTTACGCATTTATGTGTATGAAATTAAATGGTTTTTCAGAAAAAGAAACGCCAAAATGTTCAACAATACCACCACCGTTATTCCGACCAAATATGGGAGACAAAACAGTGATTACCAGCGATTTTTTCAGCAAGACATTCAATCAGCAGCCAGCGCATTCAGACTTACTGCCGCCAATTTGCCAACACGTTACCAATAA
- a CDS encoding TrbC/VirB2 family protein: MKTNTLTRIAQGKTAKFALMVALGLATQSAMAAGGFASEAKTMVESIRDGINIIVGVVATIALLWQFAQGFMGRKTWGDILETSMWIVGAGAGIALATWLFTKGGSMTF; this comes from the coding sequence ATGAAAACAAATACTTTAACGCGTATCGCGCAAGGCAAAACAGCTAAATTTGCTCTGATGGTTGCTTTGGGTTTGGCGACACAATCCGCAATGGCAGCAGGTGGTTTCGCCAGCGAAGCAAAAACGATGGTGGAAAGCATTCGTGATGGCATCAACATCATTGTGGGTGTGGTCGCAACCATTGCTTTGTTGTGGCAATTCGCACAAGGCTTTATGGGGCGTAAAACGTGGGGCGACATTTTAGAAACATCTATGTGGATTGTTGGCGCAGGTGCTGGTATTGCATTGGCAACATGGCTGTTTACCAAAGGCGGCTCAATGACTTTCTAG
- a CDS encoding lytic transglycosylase domain-containing protein yields MHTAHFLMMTAAIATALPTFAAPSPPINYSQMRFNDLAQQCSKGVHPNTLQAVARVESHFNPYAIGVVKGSLIRQPRNLAEAVATAKSLHAQGKNFSMGLMQINRYNLASYGLNYETVFEPCKNINAGAQILKSCFDRTGGNGQTALQKAFSCYYSGNFRFGFKSDFKGQPPYVTKIILAAMDNSPNQTIDFSGSLKASNNYSAQSHLLKTSYVPQPSNSKQPEYIPMPQAEQQVAQPHSVTEQTVAVSSAEPVKVAKATADWDVFADF; encoded by the coding sequence ATGCACACAGCACATTTTTTGATGATGACGGCAGCTATTGCAACCGCGCTGCCAACTTTTGCTGCACCATCGCCACCAATCAATTATTCACAAATGCGGTTTAACGATTTGGCGCAACAATGCAGTAAAGGTGTCCACCCCAACACATTGCAAGCGGTCGCTCGTGTGGAAAGCCATTTCAATCCCTACGCCATCGGCGTTGTTAAAGGCAGCCTGATACGCCAACCGCGCAATCTTGCCGAAGCGGTCGCTACCGCCAAATCATTACACGCACAGGGCAAAAATTTCAGCATGGGTTTGATGCAGATTAACCGTTACAACTTGGCAAGTTACGGCTTGAATTATGAAACCGTGTTTGAGCCGTGCAAAAACATTAACGCTGGCGCACAAATCTTGAAATCTTGCTTTGACCGCACAGGTGGCAACGGACAAACCGCATTGCAAAAAGCATTTTCTTGTTATTACTCGGGGAATTTTCGCTTTGGTTTCAAAAGCGATTTCAAAGGACAACCGCCTTACGTTACCAAAATCATTTTGGCAGCGATGGATAATTCTCCGAATCAAACCATTGATTTTTCAGGCAGCCTGAAAGCCAGCAACAACTATTCGGCACAATCTCATTTACTCAAAACCAGTTATGTGCCACAACCGAGCAACAGCAAGCAGCCTGAATATATTCCGATGCCACAAGCAGAACAGCAAGTGGCGCAACCCCATTCGGTTACTGAACAAACAGTTGCCGTTTCGTCAGCAGAACCCGTGAAAGTCGCAAAGGCTACCGCCGATTGGGACGTATTCGCCGATTTCTGA